The proteins below come from a single Papaver somniferum cultivar HN1 chromosome 11, ASM357369v1, whole genome shotgun sequence genomic window:
- the LOC113322304 gene encoding F-box/kelch-repeat protein At3g23880-like, producing MSFSKLPEDIQLKILMKVPAKSILTSKYVCKLWFTLVSNPEFVKNHLHRTIQRKSDHKLMLSYYDSTRPDDAKPAISSIDYASILQLSLPSEYECDGDIPVNYPIYPSRQEKVKFLRILGSCNGLICLGVTSDSDFTKIYVWNPSTKEYKEILGCDIPSSDKNWSYASYGFGFDKDNDDYKVVRIPCDSDFESSVIQVYTMGSDAWHEVQTIPYWLQLQGKTYSLPFFNGALHWLGFTTLGTSSDFIVSFELSNERLVQLPFPEKNTNEKVFTTVGVLNDCLCSTTEYTDDHVDIWVMQDYGMPDSWTKRFTFTITSHEDYHLCCKPIWSFENGEILLDTYSDLIIYDPRSGKVRKAMPVRDSYKSRDVEFYVESLVSVKSVGS from the coding sequence ATGTCTTTCTCAAAACTGCCGGAGGATATTCAACTTAAGATCTTAATGAAAGTACCAGCCAAATCCATCTTAACAAGTAAGTATGTATGCAAACTCTGGTTTACGCTAGTTTCTAACCCTGAATTTGTCAAGAATCACCTTCATCGAACAATTCAAAGAAAAAGTGATCATAAACTCATGCTTAGTTATTACGACTCGACACGGCCAGACGATGCAAAACCTGCAATAAGTTCTATAGATTATGCTTCAATATTGCAATTATCATTACCATCTGAGTATGAATGTGATGGGGATATTCCTGTGAATTACCCTATTTACCCGTCTCGGCAGGAGAAAGTTAAGTTCCTTAGAATATTGGGTTCTTGTAACGGCTTGATTTGCTTAGGTGTAACGTCTGATTCCGATTTTACAAAAATTTATGTTTGGAACCCATCGACAAAAGAATATAAAGAAATTCTAGGATGTGATATTCCAAGTTCCGACAAGAACTGGTCATATGCTAGCTATGGATTTGGTTTTGATAAAGACAATGATGATTACAAGGTGGTACGTATTCCGTGTGACAGTGATTTTGAGAGTTCAGTTATTCAGGTTTATACGATGGGGTCGGATGCATGGCATGAGGTTCAAACCATACCATACTGGCTTCAATTGCAAGGGAAGACTTATAGTTTGCCTTTTTTTAATGGAGCTCTTCACTGGTTAGGTTTTACCACTCTAGGAACATCCTCTGATTTTATCGTGTCATTCGAACTGAGCAATGAAAGGCTGGTGCAGTTGCCTTTTCCTGAAAAAAATACAAACGAGAAAGTATTTACAACTGTAGGAGTGCTGAACGACTGCCTTTGTTCAACAACTGAATATACAGATGACCACGTCGATATATGGGTCATGCAAGATTATGGAATGCCAGACTCTTGGACTAAACGATTTACATTTACCATTACCTCACACGAAGACTACCATTTGTGTTGTAAGCCAATTTGGTCTTTCGAAAACGGTGAGATTCTACTAGATACATACTCCGATTTAATTATATATGACCCGAGAAGTGGAAAAGTTAGAAAGGCCATGCCCGTCCGTGATAGTTATAAGAGCAGGGATGTGGAGTTTTATGTGGAGAGTCTTGTTTCAGTTAAatctgttggaagttaa